The sequence GCCAGGTGTCGTGGCCCGTTCCGGCTTCCAATGGAACCCGGCCGTCGGCCAGTCGCACGACGAAGCGGCAGAAACGTACACGCCGAAGAAGATGGCGAACGCGGGATGATTCGATGTGGCGTCGGGCCGCATCTGCTTTCGACAGTTTCTGCGGCCCAGCATCAAAACTGACCAGGAGTGAAACGCACCATGGAAAAGCTACCCATGTTTCAGAAGCTGCACCACGTCTGCATTGTGGTTCGTGACATTGAGAATGCCGTGAAGTATTACGAGTCGATTGGAGTCGGTCCGTGGACAGATTTTCCGCCGCTGGATGCCTATGAACTGGACGGCTACGATCGTCCAGCTTTTCTGAAGATGCGTTATAAGTTCGCGAACATCGACAACGCTCAGTTGCAGCTTTGCCAGCCGGGCGACGGAGACACGCCGCAACGACGTTTCCTGGAGTCGCGCGGCGAAGGCGTGTTTCATCTCGGCTTCTCTGTCGAGAGCTGTGACAAGGCGGAGGAACAGGCCGCGAGCGCCGGATTGGATGTCCTGGCACGCGGGCGTCTCGATGATCGAAGCGGCTTCACGTACTTCAAGACGGTCAACGAAGGCGCTGGCGTCACGTTGGAGGTTCGGGCACCGAGTACCAAGGCAACCCAAGGAATCAAGTCCTGACACCCACTTGCTGCGTGATCCTTTCGCTATCCCAGTCGTCCTGATCGAATTCGGAAATGCCCCGCGGTACGCCGCGGGGCATTGTCACATTTATCTCATGACGAACGGGTTCGCCGTCTTGACCCCGGTGTTGATCCAGACGCTCTTCGTTTGCAGATACTCGCGGATCGCGTCGATACCATTCTCGCGGCCCAGTCCGGAATCCTTGTAGCCACCGAACGGCGACATGTAACTCACCGCGCGATAGCTGTTCACCCAGACCATGCCGGCCTGCAGCTTTTCGGCGACACGAATGGACCGGCCAATATCCTTCGTCCAGACACCTGAACCCAGACCGAAGCGCACATCATTCGCCAGTGCAACCGCCTCGTCTTCGTCCTTGAACTTGATGATAGACAGGATAGGACCAAAGACTTCTTCCTGTGCGATCCGCATCCTGTTGTTGACGTCACCGAAAATGGTTGGCTCGACGAACCAGCCGTTACCGCATTCCGGTGCACTGCCTGGCTTTCCACCGAGCAGCAACGTCGCACCTTCCTGCTTCGCGGTTTCAATGTAGGACAGGACCTTCTGGTATTGAGGGCGCGTGGTTACCGGCCCGACCTGTGTATCCATACTCGACGGATCACCCATTTTCGCGGTGCGTGCTAGCGTCAGAAGTTTGTCGACGAATGTGTCGTAGATGCTTTCTTGCAACAACAGCCGCGAACCGGCAATACAGGTCTGTCCGGTCGCGGCGAAGATGCCGGAAACCGCACCATTTACTGCGTCTTCCAGATCGGCATCCTCGAACACGATGTTGGGTGACTTGCCGCCAAGTTCGAGACTAACGTGTTTGAACTGACGTGCTGCTGCCTCGTTGATCGCGCGCCCTGTGGAATCTGCGCCGGTGAACGTGATCTTCTTGACCAAGGGGTGTTCCACCAAAGGCGAGCCGACGTCCGCACCGAATCCGGTCACGACGTTCACAACGCCCGGCGGAAAGCCGGCTTCGGTGAAGAGTTTCGCAAACTCGATCGTGGACGCCGAAGTGAACTCGGACGGTTTGATCACAACCGTGCAACCTGCGGCCAACGCGGGCGCAATCTTCCACGTGGCTAGCAAAAGCGGCGAGTTCCACGGCGTGATTGCGGCGACGACACCCAGCGGCTCGTTGCGGGTGAAGTTGAAATAGCCTTTCTTGTCGAGCGGAATGACGGCGCCCTGAATCTTGTCCGCCAGGCCGCCAAAATAGTAGTACCACTGGGGCAAATACTGGCACTGGCCAAGCATCTCCGCCATGAGCTTGCCGTTGTCCCGTACTTCGAGTTCGGCAAGCCGCCTGGCGTCTCGCGCGATCAGGTCACCGACCCGATGAAGCAGCAGGCCCCGCTGGCTCGGGGACATCTGTGACCAGGGTCCTGTACTGAATGCAGCATGCGCCGCTTGCACGGCTCGATCGACGTCGGTCCCGTTGCCTTTTGCAATCTGCGCCCAGGTTTCTCCCGTGAACGGATTTTCCGTATCGAACCATTCGCCCGAAGCTGATTGGCATGATTCGCCGTTGATATACATCTCAAACCGTTGCATGACTTTCGTCTCCTTTGTCGACCGGAGTTAGCGCTTTAGCGCTTACTCCGGTCCCATGTAAGATGCTGCTGTTAATCTTCAATCAGGCGCCAAGAGGCAGACGCCGCTGGGACTCGGCCAGGATTTCTTGTGCCTTCAAAATGACCGGCCGGTCTACCATGCGGCCGTCCACCGCAACGGCCGCTCCGTGAGATGCCGCTGCACCTTCGACAACCCGGTGCGCCCATTCGACGTCCTTCTCGCTGGGGACGAACGCAGCATTGACCGCAGCCACTTGCCTCGGATGAATACAAAGCTTGGCGCCAAAGCCGAGCTGCTTTGCACGGATCGTGTCGCGCGTGATCTGCTCGGGATCGTTGAGCGTGGTACTGACCCCGTCCACCGGGGGAAGCAGGTTGCCGATGCGAGACGCGAAGACAATCTGTGAGCGGAAGTACAGAAGCTGCTCATCGTCGCCGTCAATGCCGAGGTCGAGCTGGAAATCCACATTACCGAATACGAGCCGGGTGGTCAGCCGGTGCTGGGCGATAGCGACCACATTCCGAAAACCTTGGGCCGTCTCGATCATCGGCAAGATGTCGGTCGGCTTGCCAGCGAACTCGCAGAGGAAGATATCGTCGATGCGTTCCGTCTTGGGCAGCATGACGGCGGCGACTGATGGCGCACGGCATACGGCGATGTCGTCGCGAAACCATTCACTGTTCACGTCATTCACACGGACCGCCACCGGCGTGCTGTTTGTCGACAGCCACTCGGCGAGGGCCGCCCGCGCGATCTTCTTCTCGGTGGGAGGCACCGCATCCTCCAGATCGATAACGACAACATCGACGCCCGACGCAGCCGCCTTGGCAAATCTGTCCGGTCGGTTGCCGGGAACGAAGAGGTAGGAGCGGGGTGCAAGGTCAGCCATGTTGGGCCTCCAGTTTCGATTCGGGGAGCAGTTTGGGTACGACGGTTGCATCGGTAATCGTCCATACCGACGCGATGGAGCGCTTGAGTTCGTCTTCAGTGGCCGCATTGCCGTACAAACCCAGCGTGATCGTTTTGTGCTCGAGTTCGGCGCGCGTGAGCGTGTTGCCTGGATCGCCCTTGGGGTCATCCACGCGGCCCTCGAAGCTGCGGCCATCCTTCGTCTGAACGATGACCTTCCCAATCCAGCGTGACGGATAAGCCGTGTCGACTTCAGGGTCGAGCACCATCGAGACTTTCTTGCAGAAGTGCGCGATCCGGCTTTCCTTGTAATGGCCGTCGAACTCACGTACGCCCGCGTGACCGAATTCCGCGACCAGAGCGAGCACGGTGCCCATGGAGAACTTCGCCTGATGAACTGTCCTCGGATCGGCTACCGGTCCAAGGACATCGATCGCGGCCTGGTGAACATGAGTCACCACCGTCTCGATGTCATCCGGCACGAGCTTTTCACGCTGAATAACCTGCAGCAGGGCATCGGCCGCCGGATGAGTGTGCCGGCAAGAAGCGTGATACTTGAATGACGTTTCTATCAGCGCCCAGCGCTCGCCGAGCGCTTCGGCGAGTTTGTCCGGATGCGTTTGCGTAGACATGCCGGCCCCCATGCCTTTCGCGCCTTCGAAGATGTCCTTCGCACCGGTGAAGCCGTCGGCCGCCAGGTAGGCTGCGAGAAGACCGTTCGCCGCAGCTTTGGCGGTATGCAGTTGCTTGGAGTCCGCGGCGTCTTTCAAGAATTCCCAGAGTCCGGCTGCCTGGGTGCCGGCGGAGCCAAACGCGTTGACCATCTGCTCGTCGCTCAATCGCAACAGATTGCCGACCGCGGCTGCGGCTGCGATCGTCCCGACCGTACCGGTGGTATGAAAAATCTTGTAGTGCGACCGGCCGAGGAATTCACCGACACGGATGCCCACTTCATAGCCTGCGACTGATGCAGCGATGAACTCCTTGCCACTTCTGCAGAGTGCTTGCGCGGCGGCCCACGCTGCGGGGAAGACGACGGTTGCCGGATGCAGGACCGAACTGTTGTGAAGGTCGTCCTGTTCGGCGAAGTGCGATGCGGCGGCGTTGATCATTGCTGCGAAGAGCGGGCTGGTGGTTCGCCGGGAGATCAGTACTTCGCAGGGACCGGACTGCGGCCCGAAAGCGAAGGCGTGCTTCTGGATCGTCTCGACGGGACGCGCTTCGCGGCCAGCCAGTGCTGATCCGAACCAGTCAAGGAAGAGGTCTTCCGTGCGTGCCACCACGTCCTTGGGGATCTGTTCAAACTTGAGATTGGCCGCAAACGAAGCAAGAATCTGGGTGTTGCTCATAACAGGCTTACCTTGGCTGGGGAGTTAGATTACGGCCGCGTCACGAAGCTCGCGGATGGCATGGGTCGTAAAGCCCAGTTCATTCAATAGGGCTTCGGTGTGTTGGCCTAACGCGGGCACGGCGTCCAGTCGAACATCGGATGCGGTACTGATGCCTGGCGGCAGCAAGGCGGGAATGGGTCCGGCAGGTGAATCGATGTTCACCCAGCGATTGCGTTCTTTAAGCTGAGGATGCGACCACACGTCGGGCATATCATTCATGCGCGCGTTGGCGATCTGCGCGCTATCCAGCCGACTGATGACTTCTTCCGAAGTCAGTTTGCTGAACGCGGTGACAATGATTTCGCGCAGTTCCTCGCGTGCTGCTACCCGCTTCGAGTTGGAACTGAAGCGAGGATCGACAGCGAGATCAGGTTCCAGCAGAACCTGTGCGCAGAAGACACCCCATTCACGCTCGTTCTGCAATCCCAGCATGACGGTCTTTACATCGCCGGCGGGGAACGGGCCATAGGGGTAGATGGTCGCGTGGGCGGCGCCGGCGCGAGGTGGCGGCGATGCGCCATCGAACGCGTAATAAAGGGGATAGGTCATCCACTCCACCATGCTCTCGAGCATCGACACATCGATCTCCCGTCCCAAGCCGGTTTTTGATCGTTGCAGAAGCGCGGAGAGGATGTTCGTATAAGCGTACATCCCTGCAGCGATATCGGCGATGGAACAGCCGGCCTTGGCCGGTGAGTCCGGACCTCCGGTAATCGACAGGAATCCGGACTCACTCTGGATCAGCAGGTCGTAGGCTTTCTTGTCCCGATAGGGACCATCGGATCCGTAACCGGAGATGTTGCAGACAATCAGGCGGGGATACTTGTCACGCAACGCTTCATACGACAGCCCCAGTCGCGCCGCGGCGCCGGGTGCCAGGTTCTGCACCAGCACGTCGGTGTCCTCAAGCAGGCGCTCGAAAATCCCCTGCGCCTGCGGGGCCTTGACGTCTAGCGTGAGGCTCTCCTTCGAGCGATTGCACCATACGAAGTGCGAGGCCATGCCGTGCACGCGTTCATCGTAGGCACGCGCGAAGTCGCCGACACCTGGGCGCTCGATCTTGATCACGCGGGCGCCAAGATCCGCAAGTTGACGGGTGCAAAACGGTGCTGCAATCGCGTGCTCGAGGGTGATGACCTTCACGCCGTCCAGTGGTTTCATGTCCGTCTCCTCAGAAAGAGCGCGGCAGCCCGAGCAGATGCTCGGCTACATACGAAAGAATGAGATTGGTCGAGATCGGCGCGACCTGATAGAGCCGTGTCTCGCGGAATTTGCGTTCGACGTCGTATTCGTTCGCAAACCCGAAGCCGCCGTGGAACTGCAGGCACGCGTTGGCCGCCTCCCAGGAGGCGTCCGCGGCAAGCAGCTTGGCCATATTGGCTTGCGCGCCGGCCGGCTGTTTGGCGTCGAAAAGCGCGCAGGCCTTATAGCGCATCAAGCTCGCTGCTTCGACGTTGACGTGCGCGCGGGCAATCGGAAACTGCACGCCCTGGTTCTGTCCGATTGGGCGGCCGAAGACGACGCGTTCTTTGACGTACTGACAGACCTTGTCGAGGAACCAGTACCCGTCGCCGATACATTCAGCGGCAATCAGTGTCCGCTCGGCATTCAGGCCATCAAGGATGTACTTGAAGCCTTTGCCTTCTTCGCCGATGAGGTTTTCGGCAGGGATCTCGAGGTTATCGAAGAAGAGTTCGTTAGTCTCGTGATTCACCATGTTCGGGATAGGGCGGACGGTCATGCCTTTGCCGATCGCCTGAAGCAGGTCCACCAGAAATATCGACATACCCTCGGATTTCTTCGCGACCTGATCGATCGGCGTGGTCCGCGCGAGCAGAATCATCAGATCGGAATGCTGGATCCGCGAGATCCATACCTTCTGGCCGTTGACGACATATCTGTCGCCTTTGCGAACCGCGGTTGTCTTGAGTTTGGTGGTGTCGCTGCCGGTCGTCGGTTCGGTCACGCCCATGGACTGAAGCCGCAACTTTCCACTGGCGATTTCCGGAAGGTACCTGGCCTTCTGCTCTGCCGAGCCGTGTCTAAGCAGTGTCCCCATGTTGTACATCTGCCCGTGACACGCACCGGAATTGCCGCCGCTGCGGTTGATCTCTTCCATGATCACCGAAGCTTCGGTTAGTCCGAGTCCGGAGCCGCCATATTCCTGCGGAATGAGGGCGGCGAGCCAACCGGCGTCGGTTAGCGCTTGCACAAAGGTCTCGGGGTAGGCGCGTTCCTCGTCGATCTTGCGGAAGTACTCGGCAGGGAAGTTGGAACACAGATCGCGAACCGCTTCGCGAATGTCCTGATAGGGGTCAACGTTAGCCAGCACTTGTCTCTACTCCTCGGAGTTCATTTTTGAAAAACATACGCGGGTGCCGTTAGCGTCGCCTCGGCATCGACGCACAACACGCCATCGGAATTGGCTGCCCAGAGCTTCACTTCGGTTGATTCCGGTGCGCGGGCCGCATAGATATAAAAGGGGGTGCGGTCAAAGAGCGGGTTGACCGCTTTGAATGAGAAAGAAGTAATCGATTCGCCGGGAAGGTTGCGCCGGAGGAGATCGATCAGCAAAGTCGCAGTCAGCGGCCCGTGTACGACCAGCGCGGGATAGCCTTCCTGTTCCTGGGCATAGGTGCGGTCATAGTGGATGCGATGGCCGTTGAAGGTGTCGGCGGAGTAGCGAAAGAGCAGCACCGGGTCGGGCACAATCTGTCGTTTCCACGTGAACTCCGCCGGCGCGGCTGGGCCGGTTGCCGCGGTGTACGCCGTCGTCGCGGACTCGCGGTACACAACGTCTTGCTCTTCAGAAATCAGCGGGCCTTCGAGGTCTTCCAGTTCGTGACGCAGACGGACAAACACGAGCTTTCCGCTGCGTCCTTCCTTGGCCGCTACGTCAAGAATCTGCGACGTCCGGGTGACTTCGCTGCCGACCACGAGTGGACGCACGAACCGGACGCGGCTGCCGGCCCACATCCGTCTGGGCAGGGGCACTGGCGGCAGGAATCCACCGCGTGTCGGATGTCCGTCCGCGCCAACCTGCGATTGCGAAACAATGTGAGGAAAAAGCGCCCAGTGCCACAGCGGAGGCAACGGGCAGCCGGTACGCGGGACGTCCTCATAGTCCAGCGTGGCGGCGAGTTGCTGCGCAAGACGTGGCGAGACGAGCTCGCGTTCGGCTTGTGTACGGCCGATCCAGGCGCGCAGGTAGTTGAGTTCAGCAGTCATGGGGTCGTCGGGTAGCGTCGTTCACGCTAGATTGACGCACCGGCCTGCTGACTACAATTTGTGTGTGGAGAAGAGGGCTTTAAACGCAGACTAACTGCTGATGTTCAGGCCGGCTGTGACTCGCAGTCGCCTTTGCACTTCTGCGTCAGGAGGTCGACGAGCTCACGCGCGAAAGACGGCAACAGGTCAAGGTTACGCACGCAGATCAGCAGATTGCGCGTCGCCCAGTCGTCCTCGATTTCAACGAGGCGGATATTCATGGTCTTCACGTAGCGCACCGCTGACGAGCAAGGCAACACGCCGATCCCGACGTTAGCCTCGATCATCCGGCACAGTGCTTCGAAGTTACCCACTTCGATTCGCACCTGAAGTTTCTTGTGCATGTCGCTTGCTACGCGGTTCAGAAAGGTGTGAATCGCGCTTGCTTCCGGCATCCCGACGAAGTCGAACCCGGTTGCTTCCTCAAATGGAATGGACGATTTTCCAGCCAGGGGGTGTGATTCAGACACGGCCAGGATGAGCCGGTCCGAGCGGTACGGCAGGACTTTCAGCGATTCGGGCCGGACATTCCCCGCCACTATGCCGACGTCCGCCGTGCCTTCACTGACGGCACGCACCACGTCATGGCTCAATCGTTCGCGAAGCTCGACGTTCACATCGGGATGCTCGGCGAGGAAGTCACGCAGGTCGTTAGGAAGAAATTCAGTGGTTGCGGTCGTGTTCGCAAAGATTCGCACATGACCTTTGATACCTCGCGCGTACTCCTGCATGTCGCCGCGCAACTGCTCGAGCTGCGACAGGACGACCCGCGCGTGGTGTAGGAACGCCTGACCCGGCGGGGTGAGGGTTACCCCCTGGCTGGTCCGATACAGCAGTTTTGCGCCCATGCTTTCTTCGAGATTTTTGATCCGGGTGCTTGCTGCGGGTACCGACATATGAAACCGCTCGGCGCCACGCGTCAAGCTATCCGTCTCAGCAATACATGTGATGAGACGAAGATCAACCAGATCGAAATGCATGGCCATGATACGTGCTCCGAATGAAGAGATGCCCCGTTGATTTAGTGTAGCAAATAGCAGAAATCCGCAAATCGGTATTTTCGATGTATTCCGCCTGTTTTTATTGAATCGCTATATACGCGGCCTATTGATGGATATCGACGCCGGTATGATTTCTATAACTATGCAAAAAACCGCATGAATCAAGGGGGGCAGATCAAGACCGGAAAATTTTCGCGCCGGACAATCGGTTCACGGTAGCGTGCCGCGCTCTTCAGGGCGGCAGAGCGGCCCAAACCATTCAATCTGGAGAAAGCGATGTTGATTGCGCCGTTCAAGAACGAGCCGTTCGATTTGTTCGACACCGAAAGTGCGAAAGCAGACATGCAGCAGGCGCTGAAGAAGGTGCGTGCCGAGTTTGGTCAGACCTATCCGCTGGTGATCAATGGCGAACGTGTGCAGACCGAAGCGAAACTCGTCTCGACGAATCCGTCGAATCCGGACGAGATCGTTGGCTACACCGCCAAGGCGACGACGCAGCACGCGGACGCCGCACTGGAAGCGGCCTGGAGCGCCTTCGAATCGTGGAAGCGTTGGAACCAGGAAGATCGATCGCGCGTCATGTTGAAGGCCGCGGCCATCATGCGCCGGCGCAAGCGCGAGCTCGAGGCATGGCTGGTCTATGAAATCGGCAAGAACTATGTCGAAGCCAGTGCTGAAGTCGCGGAAATGATCGATTTCACCGAGTACTACGCACGTCAGGCGATCAAGCACGTCGGCGGCCTGGGTTCGCTGATTGATTATGCGGGTGAAGAAAACGAGAGCTTCTATATCCCGCTGGGCGTGGGTGTGACGATTTCGCCGTGGAATTTCCCGATGGCCTTGATGACCGGCATGACGGTCGGTGCGATCGTGGTGGGTAACACCGTCGTTTGTAAGCCTGCGGAAGATACGGTGGTGTCATTGGCGAAGATCTTCGACATCTTCGCCGAAGCAGGACTGCCGCCCGGCGTGGTGAATTATCTGCCGGGTACGGGACGCGAAATCGGCTCGTATCTGGTCGCCCATCCGAAGACGCGCTTCATCAATTTCACGGGCTCGCTCGCAACCGGTGCCCAGATCAACGAGTCCGCCGCAAAGCTTGCCGAGGGCCAGAGATGGTTCAAGCGAGTTTTCCTTGAGCTCGGTGGCAAGGACGCAATTCTTGTCGATGAGACGGCCAACCTCGATGACGCAGCGACTGCGGTGATCCAGGCAGCCTTCGGCTATTCCGGCCAGAAGTGTTCGGCCTGCTCGCGTCTGATCGTGGTGGATTCGGTCTATGACACATTGCTCGAGAAAGTCGTTGCGAAGACGAAGGAACTGGTTGTCAGTGAGGCCAAGGACAATCCAAGTTTTGGCCCGGTGTGCAATGAACTGCAGTACAAGAAGGTGCTGTCGTACATCGATATCGGTCACAGCGAGGGCAAGCTGCTGACCGGCGGCAAGCCCGTGGAGAATGCAGCCGGCTATCTGATTGAGCCGACCATCTTTGGCGACGTGTCGCCTCGCGCGCGCATTGCACAAGAGGAAGTGTTCGGACCGTTCGTCGCCGCGATCCGCGTCAAGGACTTCGAGGAAGGTCTGGCTGTGGTCAACGACACGGTCTACGGGCTGACCGGCGCGCTCTTCTCGAACGACCGCAGCCGCATCGAACGAGCCCGCCGTGATTTCCACGTCGGCAATCTGTACTTCAATCGCAAGTGTACCGGCGCGCTCGTCGGTGTTCAGCCGTTCGGCGGTTTCAACCTGACGGGCACCGATACCAAGACGGGCGGTCCCGACTACCTTCTGCAGTTCCTGCAAATGAAGGCAGTGGCTGAACGTCTGTAAGCATGCGTGTTCCGGGGCGCCACCGACAGGCGACCCCGGTTCACGCACTGGGATCTCCCTATAAACGGAATGAACACAATGGGCTTCATTGCAGACCGCATTGGCCAGATTGCCCCTGCGCAGACGATGGCAATGGCAGCAAAGGCGGCAGAACTGCGTCGTGCCGGGAAGAACGTTATTTCCCTGTCGCAAGGCGAACCAGACTTTCATACGCCCGAGAATATCCAGGCTGCGGCGATTCGTGCGATGCGCGAAGGCAAGACGCGCTACACGGAAGCCGCGGGTATTCGGGAGTTGCGCGAGGCGATCGTCGCGAAGCTGAAGCATGACAATGGCGTCGACTATCCAGTGGACGGCGTTAGCGTATCGGTTGGTGCGAAGCAGGCAATTTTTGCGGCCTTTTTCGCTACCCTCAATCCGGGTGATGAAGTGATCGTGCCGGCGCCGTGTTGGGTCTCCTATCCGGAGATCGTAAAAATGGCGAACGGCACACCCATCGTCGTGGCGTGCGATGAAGCGGCAGGGTTCAAACTGACGGCTGCTCAGCTGGAGGCGTCGATCACGCCGCGTACCAAGTGGCTGATGCTGAATTCACCATCGAATCCGACCGGCGCGGTTTACTCGGCTGACGAACTACGCACCATCGCTGAAGTCCTGCGTCGACACCCTCATGTCTGGGTGCTGTCGGACGACATCTACGAAAAGCTCATCTATACCGGAAGTCCATTCGTCAATATTCTGAATGTGGCGCCAGAGTTGCACGAGCGGACGCTCATTATCAACGGTGTGTCCAAGGTGTACTCGATGACGGGCTGGCGGATTGGCTATTCCGCCGGACCGGCTGCGCTCATCCGCGCCATGAATCTCGTGCAAGGGCAGATTGTCACCAGTGCGTCGTCGGTGTCGCAATACGCTGCGATTGAAGCACTCAATGGTGATCAGTCATTCGTAGAGAGATCGCGAT comes from Burkholderia sp. GAS332 and encodes:
- a CDS encoding aspartate aminotransferase, producing the protein MGFIADRIGQIAPAQTMAMAAKAAELRRAGKNVISLSQGEPDFHTPENIQAAAIRAMREGKTRYTEAAGIRELREAIVAKLKHDNGVDYPVDGVSVSVGAKQAIFAAFFATLNPGDEVIVPAPCWVSYPEIVKMANGTPIVVACDEAAGFKLTAAQLEASITPRTKWLMLNSPSNPTGAVYSADELRTIAEVLRRHPHVWVLSDDIYEKLIYTGSPFVNILNVAPELHERTLIINGVSKVYSMTGWRIGYSAGPAALIRAMNLVQGQIVTSASSVSQYAAIEALNGDQSFVERSRSAFDERRKLVVKTLSDIPGLHSNEPEGAFYAFVGCHGVIGSRTPSGRLLENDQDFVMYLLEEANVAVVSGSGFLLSPYFRLSYAASLDDLNEALSRIRAACQSLETVAV
- a CDS encoding aldehyde dehydrogenase (NAD+), producing MQRFEMYINGESCQSASGEWFDTENPFTGETWAQIAKGNGTDVDRAVQAAHAAFSTGPWSQMSPSQRGLLLHRVGDLIARDARRLAELEVRDNGKLMAEMLGQCQYLPQWYYYFGGLADKIQGAVIPLDKKGYFNFTRNEPLGVVAAITPWNSPLLLATWKIAPALAAGCTVVIKPSEFTSASTIEFAKLFTEAGFPPGVVNVVTGFGADVGSPLVEHPLVKKITFTGADSTGRAINEAAARQFKHVSLELGGKSPNIVFEDADLEDAVNGAVSGIFAATGQTCIAGSRLLLQESIYDTFVDKLLTLARTAKMGDPSSMDTQVGPVTTRPQYQKVLSYIETAKQEGATLLLGGKPGSAPECGNGWFVEPTIFGDVNNRMRIAQEEVFGPILSIIKFKDEDEAVALANDVRFGLGSGVWTKDIGRSIRVAEKLQAGMVWVNSYRAVSYMSPFGGYKDSGLGRENGIDAIREYLQTKSVWINTGVKTANPFVMR
- a CDS encoding delta-1-pyrroline-5-carboxylate dehydrogenase, translated to MLIAPFKNEPFDLFDTESAKADMQQALKKVRAEFGQTYPLVINGERVQTEAKLVSTNPSNPDEIVGYTAKATTQHADAALEAAWSAFESWKRWNQEDRSRVMLKAAAIMRRRKRELEAWLVYEIGKNYVEASAEVAEMIDFTEYYARQAIKHVGGLGSLIDYAGEENESFYIPLGVGVTISPWNFPMALMTGMTVGAIVVGNTVVCKPAEDTVVSLAKIFDIFAEAGLPPGVVNYLPGTGREIGSYLVAHPKTRFINFTGSLATGAQINESAAKLAEGQRWFKRVFLELGGKDAILVDETANLDDAATAVIQAAFGYSGQKCSACSRLIVVDSVYDTLLEKVVAKTKELVVSEAKDNPSFGPVCNELQYKKVLSYIDIGHSEGKLLTGGKPVENAAGYLIEPTIFGDVSPRARIAQEEVFGPFVAAIRVKDFEEGLAVVNDTVYGLTGALFSNDRSRIERARRDFHVGNLYFNRKCTGALVGVQPFGGFNLTGTDTKTGGPDYLLQFLQMKAVAERL
- a CDS encoding 3-methylfumaryl-CoA hydratase, whose amino-acid sequence is MTAELNYLRAWIGRTQAERELVSPRLAQQLAATLDYEDVPRTGCPLPPLWHWALFPHIVSQSQVGADGHPTRGGFLPPVPLPRRMWAGSRVRFVRPLVVGSEVTRTSQILDVAAKEGRSGKLVFVRLRHELEDLEGPLISEEQDVVYRESATTAYTAATGPAAPAEFTWKRQIVPDPVLLFRYSADTFNGHRIHYDRTYAQEQEGYPALVVHGPLTATLLIDLLRRNLPGESITSFSFKAVNPLFDRTPFYIYAARAPESTEVKLWAANSDGVLCVDAEATLTAPAYVFQK
- a CDS encoding methylmalonyl-CoA epimerase, with protein sequence MEKLPMFQKLHHVCIVVRDIENAVKYYESIGVGPWTDFPPLDAYELDGYDRPAFLKMRYKFANIDNAQLQLCQPGDGDTPQRRFLESRGEGVFHLGFSVESCDKAEEQAASAGLDVLARGRLDDRSGFTYFKTVNEGAGVTLEVRAPSTKATQGIKS
- a CDS encoding itaconate CoA-transferase, producing the protein MKPLDGVKVITLEHAIAAPFCTRQLADLGARVIKIERPGVGDFARAYDERVHGMASHFVWCNRSKESLTLDVKAPQAQGIFERLLEDTDVLVQNLAPGAAARLGLSYEALRDKYPRLIVCNISGYGSDGPYRDKKAYDLLIQSESGFLSITGGPDSPAKAGCSIADIAAGMYAYTNILSALLQRSKTGLGREIDVSMLESMVEWMTYPLYYAFDGASPPPRAGAAHATIYPYGPFPAGDVKTVMLGLQNEREWGVFCAQVLLEPDLAVDPRFSSNSKRVAAREELREIIVTAFSKLTSEEVISRLDSAQIANARMNDMPDVWSHPQLKERNRWVNIDSPAGPIPALLPPGISTASDVRLDAVPALGQHTEALLNELGFTTHAIRELRDAAVI
- a CDS encoding citrate lyase subunit beta / citryl-CoA lyase; the protein is MADLAPRSYLFVPGNRPDRFAKAAASGVDVVVIDLEDAVPPTEKKIARAALAEWLSTNSTPVAVRVNDVNSEWFRDDIAVCRAPSVAAVMLPKTERIDDIFLCEFAGKPTDILPMIETAQGFRNVVAIAQHRLTTRLVFGNVDFQLDLGIDGDDEQLLYFRSQIVFASRIGNLLPPVDGVSTTLNDPEQITRDTIRAKQLGFGAKLCIHPRQVAAVNAAFVPSEKDVEWAHRVVEGAAASHGAAVAVDGRMVDRPVILKAQEILAESQRRLPLGA
- a CDS encoding 2-methylcitrate dehydratase PrpD; protein product: MSNTQILASFAANLKFEQIPKDVVARTEDLFLDWFGSALAGREARPVETIQKHAFAFGPQSGPCEVLISRRTTSPLFAAMINAAASHFAEQDDLHNSSVLHPATVVFPAAWAAAQALCRSGKEFIAASVAGYEVGIRVGEFLGRSHYKIFHTTGTVGTIAAAAAVGNLLRLSDEQMVNAFGSAGTQAAGLWEFLKDAADSKQLHTAKAAANGLLAAYLAADGFTGAKDIFEGAKGMGAGMSTQTHPDKLAEALGERWALIETSFKYHASCRHTHPAADALLQVIQREKLVPDDIETVVTHVHQAAIDVLGPVADPRTVHQAKFSMGTVLALVAEFGHAGVREFDGHYKESRIAHFCKKVSMVLDPEVDTAYPSRWIGKVIVQTKDGRSFEGRVDDPKGDPGNTLTRAELEHKTITLGLYGNAATEDELKRSIASVWTITDATVVPKLLPESKLEAQHG
- a CDS encoding transcriptional regulator, LysR family, translated to MAMHFDLVDLRLITCIAETDSLTRGAERFHMSVPAASTRIKNLEESMGAKLLYRTSQGVTLTPPGQAFLHHARVVLSQLEQLRGDMQEYARGIKGHVRIFANTTATTEFLPNDLRDFLAEHPDVNVELRERLSHDVVRAVSEGTADVGIVAGNVRPESLKVLPYRSDRLILAVSESHPLAGKSSIPFEEATGFDFVGMPEASAIHTFLNRVASDMHKKLQVRIEVGNFEALCRMIEANVGIGVLPCSSAVRYVKTMNIRLVEIEDDWATRNLLICVRNLDLLPSFARELVDLLTQKCKGDCESQPA
- a CDS encoding acyl-CoA dehydrogenase, with product MLANVDPYQDIREAVRDLCSNFPAEYFRKIDEERAYPETFVQALTDAGWLAALIPQEYGGSGLGLTEASVIMEEINRSGGNSGACHGQMYNMGTLLRHGSAEQKARYLPEIASGKLRLQSMGVTEPTTGSDTTKLKTTAVRKGDRYVVNGQKVWISRIQHSDLMILLARTTPIDQVAKKSEGMSIFLVDLLQAIGKGMTVRPIPNMVNHETNELFFDNLEIPAENLIGEEGKGFKYILDGLNAERTLIAAECIGDGYWFLDKVCQYVKERVVFGRPIGQNQGVQFPIARAHVNVEAASLMRYKACALFDAKQPAGAQANMAKLLAADASWEAANACLQFHGGFGFANEYDVERKFRETRLYQVAPISTNLILSYVAEHLLGLPRSF